The proteins below are encoded in one region of Bosea sp. BIWAKO-01:
- a CDS encoding amidohydrolase family protein, translated as MATDLLLRNVRPFGGEATDILIEKGRIVRLGPELAAPAGVAVEDGRNEILLPGLVEAHTHLDKSLWGLPWYKNEVGPRLLDKIDNERLNKRRLGIDPYQQSARQSIQSSLMGSTHIRSHIDIDTDHGMWGVEGVMKMRDDYRDIIDVEIVAFPQSGMLRRPGTLELMDEAMKLGAEVVGGLDPCTIDRDPKGHLDAVFALCERYGKPLDIHLHEPGEVGAFSMDMIIERTRALGMKGKVTISHAFCLGTPDPALIDPLIAQLAELDIAIMTTAPASRPAPPVKRLIDAGIRVCSGSDGIRDTWGPYGNADMLERAMFVGLRNNFRRDDELRIALDVCTIEGAKVMELDGYGLNQGCRADLVLVPGATLAEAIVTRSPKRRVVKSGKIVARDGVSIKSAP; from the coding sequence ATGGCTACCGATCTCCTGCTGCGCAATGTCCGCCCGTTTGGCGGCGAGGCGACCGATATCCTGATCGAGAAGGGGCGGATTGTCCGCCTCGGGCCCGAGCTTGCCGCTCCGGCCGGCGTCGCGGTCGAGGATGGCCGCAACGAGATCCTGCTGCCGGGTCTGGTCGAGGCTCACACTCATCTCGACAAGAGCCTCTGGGGCCTGCCCTGGTACAAGAACGAGGTTGGTCCGAGGCTTCTCGACAAGATCGACAATGAGCGCCTGAACAAGCGTCGGCTCGGCATCGATCCCTATCAGCAATCGGCCCGCCAGAGCATCCAGTCCTCGCTGATGGGTTCGACCCATATCCGCAGCCATATCGACATCGATACCGACCACGGCATGTGGGGCGTCGAGGGCGTGATGAAGATGCGCGACGATTATCGCGACATCATCGACGTCGAGATCGTCGCCTTCCCGCAGTCCGGCATGCTGCGCCGGCCGGGCACGCTGGAGCTGATGGACGAGGCCATGAAGCTCGGTGCGGAAGTGGTCGGCGGCCTCGACCCCTGTACCATCGACCGTGATCCCAAGGGCCATCTCGACGCCGTGTTTGCGCTCTGCGAGCGCTATGGCAAGCCGCTCGACATCCACCTGCACGAGCCGGGTGAGGTCGGCGCCTTCTCGATGGACATGATCATAGAGCGTACGCGGGCGCTCGGCATGAAGGGCAAGGTCACGATCAGCCATGCCTTCTGCCTCGGCACGCCGGACCCGGCGCTCATCGATCCGCTGATCGCCCAGCTCGCCGAGCTCGATATTGCCATCATGACGACGGCGCCGGCGAGCCGGCCGGCCCCTCCGGTGAAGCGGCTGATCGATGCCGGCATCCGGGTCTGCTCCGGCTCCGACGGCATCCGCGACACCTGGGGCCCGTACGGCAATGCCGACATGCTGGAGCGCGCCATGTTCGTCGGCCTGCGCAACAACTTCCGGCGGGACGATGAACTCCGGATCGCGCTCGATGTCTGCACCATCGAGGGGGCGAAGGTGATGGAGCTCGACGGTTACGGGCTGAACCAGGGCTGCCGGGCCGATCTCGTGCTCGTGCCCGGCGCGACGCTGGCCGAGGCGATCGTGACCCGCTCGCCGAAGCGTCGTGTCGTCAAGAGCGGCAAGATCGTCGCGCGCGACGGCGTCTCGATCAAGAGCGCACCCTGA
- a CDS encoding ABC transporter permease, whose translation MPADATAKPSRLRRFLDSDIGWSFCRTPAAWLSTLVLVLLIATAFLAPLIAPQNPHDLAQVFIDKAEIPPIWQAGGEWPFLLGTDPQGRDVLSAILYGTRVSLLIGIAAVIVSMGLGVTVGLVSGFYGGRIDNLLMRLGDTVLSIPTLLMAILVSAIFRELLPPGLREPFAAVVLVVSISLTNWVQYARTVRASTMVERRKEYVLAARIIKVAPARIMRRHILPNTLTPVMVAATLNLGLAILSEATLSFLGVGMPITQPSLGTLIRIGNQYLFSGSWWLVVFPSLQLGLIVLSVNLLGDWLRDALNPKLR comes from the coding sequence ATGCCCGCTGATGCCACTGCCAAGCCCAGCCGCCTGCGCCGCTTCCTCGACAGCGATATCGGCTGGAGCTTCTGCCGCACTCCCGCCGCCTGGCTTTCGACGCTGGTGCTGGTGCTGCTGATCGCGACCGCGTTTCTCGCGCCCCTGATCGCGCCGCAGAACCCGCATGATCTCGCTCAGGTCTTCATCGACAAGGCCGAGATCCCACCGATCTGGCAGGCCGGCGGGGAGTGGCCGTTCCTGCTCGGCACGGACCCGCAGGGACGCGATGTGCTGTCGGCCATTCTTTACGGTACGCGGGTCTCGCTGCTGATCGGCATCGCAGCGGTGATCGTCTCGATGGGGCTCGGCGTCACGGTCGGGCTGGTCTCGGGCTTCTATGGCGGTCGCATCGACAACCTCCTGATGCGCCTCGGCGATACCGTTCTCTCGATCCCGACGCTGCTGATGGCGATCCTCGTCAGCGCTATCTTCCGCGAGTTGCTGCCACCCGGCCTGCGTGAGCCTTTCGCTGCGGTGGTGCTGGTGGTCTCGATCTCGCTGACCAACTGGGTGCAGTACGCGCGCACCGTGCGCGCCTCCACCATGGTCGAACGGCGCAAGGAATACGTGCTCGCCGCGCGCATCATCAAGGTCGCGCCGGCGCGTATCATGCGCCGCCACATCCTGCCGAACACCCTGACGCCGGTGATGGTCGCCGCGACGCTCAATCTCGGTCTGGCAATCCTGTCGGAAGCGACCCTGTCCTTCCTGGGCGTCGGGATGCCGATCACCCAGCCTTCGCTCGGCACGCTGATCCGCATCGGCAACCAGTACCTCTTCTCCGGCTCCTGGTGGCTGGTCGTCTTCCCGTCACTGCAGCTCGGGCTGATCGTGCTCTCGGTCAACCTGCTCGGCGACTGGCTGCGCGATGCGCTGAATCCGAAACTCCGCTGA
- a CDS encoding ABC transporter permease — translation MPAFLLKRLLNAAGVMLAVAFLAFLIFRFVGDPVELMLNEQASQAQRDELRVRLGLDRGFVLQFATFVGNAARGDFGISYRNQQDVFTLITERFPATFELVLVATFLSLAVGIPLGVYTAIRRDSLLAKSLQFVSVLGVSLPSFALGILFILLFSVTLQWLPAFGRGEVVQIGWWSTGFLTPSGRRALILPGITLSLFQITLVMRLVRAEMLETMRTDFIRFARARGLPARAVNFRHALRNCLMPVITVTGLQIGNLIAFALVTETVFQWPGMGMLFVQAVTFVDIPVMAAYLIVVSFIFVSLNALVDLLYAYVDPRLREDAISGAANAR, via the coding sequence ATGCCGGCTTTCCTGCTGAAACGACTGCTGAACGCGGCTGGCGTGATGCTCGCCGTCGCCTTCCTCGCCTTCCTGATCTTCCGCTTCGTCGGCGACCCCGTGGAGTTGATGCTGAATGAACAGGCGAGCCAGGCGCAGCGTGACGAGTTGCGCGTGCGGCTCGGTCTCGACCGGGGCTTCGTCTTGCAATTTGCGACCTTTGTCGGCAACGCCGCGCGCGGCGATTTCGGCATCTCCTATCGCAATCAGCAGGATGTCTTCACGCTGATCACGGAGCGCTTCCCGGCCACTTTCGAACTGGTGCTGGTGGCGACCTTCCTGTCGCTCGCAGTCGGGATTCCGCTCGGCGTCTACACGGCGATCAGGCGTGACAGCCTGCTCGCCAAGTCGCTGCAATTCGTCTCTGTGCTCGGCGTCTCCCTGCCAAGCTTTGCGCTCGGCATCCTGTTCATCCTGCTCTTCTCGGTGACGCTGCAATGGCTGCCGGCCTTCGGCCGCGGCGAGGTGGTGCAGATCGGCTGGTGGAGCACAGGTTTCCTGACGCCGTCCGGCAGGCGCGCGCTGATCCTGCCGGGCATCACGCTCTCGCTCTTCCAGATCACGCTGGTGATGCGGCTGGTGCGGGCCGAGATGCTGGAGACGATGCGCACCGACTTCATCCGCTTCGCCCGGGCGAGGGGCCTGCCGGCTCGCGCGGTGAATTTCCGCCATGCGCTGCGCAACTGCCTGATGCCGGTGATCACGGTGACCGGCCTGCAGATCGGCAACCTGATCGCCTTCGCGCTGGTGACCGAAACTGTCTTCCAATGGCCGGGCATGGGCATGCTCTTCGTCCAGGCCGTGACCTTCGTCGATATCCCGGTGATGGCGGCCTATCTGATCGTCGTCTCCTTCATCTTCGTGTCACTGAACGCGCTGGTCGACCTGCTCTATGCCTATGTCGATCCAAGGCTGCGCGAAGATGCGATTTCGGGAGCCGCCAATGCCCGCTGA